In the genome of Mesorhizobium sp. NBSH29, the window GTCACCGGTGCTTCGTCAGGCATCGGCGCACATTGCGCCCGCGCCCTGAAGGCCGATGGGTGGAGGGTCTTTGCCACTGCCCGCAAACCTGCGGATATTTCCGCTCTCCATGCAGACGGCATAGAATCTCTCTACCTCGACTACAGCGAACCAGAATCAATTGCAGCCCTTGTCCACGAAATTCTGACGCGCACCGGCGGAACGCTCGACGCTCTGTACAATAATGGCGCTTACGCCCAGCCTGGCGCCGTCGAGGACTTGCCGGTCGATGCGCTACGCCAGCAATTCGAGGTCAATCTTTTCGGCTGGCATGACCTCACCCGGCGTATTCTGCCTATCATGCGCGCCCAGGGGCATGGCCGCATCATTCACTGTTCGTCCATCCTGGGGCTGACGCCAGTTAAGTTTCGAGGGGCGTATGCAGCCTCCAAACATGCTCTGGAGGGACTGATGCTATGCCTGCGCATGGAGCTTGAGGATTCGGGCATTCATGTCTCGCTTATAGAGCCCGGACCGGTGACATCAAAAATCGCTTCAAATGGTCTCTATTGGTTCGAAAAAAACATCGACGTTGCGAATTCTGCTCACCGCGAGGCCTACCGTGATCAACTTAAAAGGCTGCGCGGTGGCGGTACCAATTCGCGTTTCAAGCTCGGGCCGGAGGCAGTTTATGCGGTATTGCGCCACGCCCTCCTGTCGCGGCGGCCCAAGCCGCATTATACTGTCACAACGCCAGCGAAGATCGGCGTGTTCTTGAAACGCATTTTGCCGGCATCGCTGCTCTACCGGATTCTTTCCCGGCAGGGCTGAATGCAGCAACCCCGGAAGGCTTCATGGGTACCGTATTCAACATTCTGGCCATCCTCGTCATGTTCGCTGTGGTGGTCGTTCTGATCCGAGGCCTCGCCAACATGCTGCGCGGCGGCTCCGGCAATGCTTCCAACAAGCTCATGCAGGCGCGCGTCATGCTGCAGGCCGTGGCACTTGTGTTCATACTTCTGGCGTTTTACTTCACCCGCGGCGGCTGAACGGCTGACACATGGTCAAGCTAAACAAGATCTACACCCGAACCGGCGATGACGGCACAACGGGTCTCGGCACCGGCGAGCGGCGGCTGAAGTTCGACCTCCGCGTCAAAGCCTACGGCACTGTCGACGAGGCCAACGCATGTATCGGGCTCGCACGCGTGCATACCAGAACCACCCATCCCGACCTCGATACCATGCTGTCGCGCATACAGAATGATCTGTTCGACCTCGGCGCCGATCTTTCAACTCCCGACGGCGGCAAGGAACTCGGCTATGAGCCCCTGCGCATCATCGCCACA includes:
- a CDS encoding cob(I)yrinic acid a,c-diamide adenosyltransferase — translated: MVKLNKIYTRTGDDGTTGLGTGERRLKFDLRVKAYGTVDEANACIGLARVHTRTTHPDLDTMLSRIQNDLFDLGADLSTPDGGKELGYEPLRIIATQVTRLENDLDLLNTNLEPLRSFVLSGGSAASANLHLARTVARRAERMMVELAQAEPINPEGLKYINRVSDFLFVAARVVNDNGKADVLWVPGQNR
- a CDS encoding twin transmembrane helix small protein — its product is MGTVFNILAILVMFAVVVVLIRGLANMLRGGSGNASNKLMQARVMLQAVALVFILLAFYFTRGG
- a CDS encoding SDR family oxidoreductase, whose translation is MASTTSPVHNHDAPRTILVTGASSGIGAHCARALKADGWRVFATARKPADISALHADGIESLYLDYSEPESIAALVHEILTRTGGTLDALYNNGAYAQPGAVEDLPVDALRQQFEVNLFGWHDLTRRILPIMRAQGHGRIIHCSSILGLTPVKFRGAYAASKHALEGLMLCLRMELEDSGIHVSLIEPGPVTSKIASNGLYWFEKNIDVANSAHREAYRDQLKRLRGGGTNSRFKLGPEAVYAVLRHALLSRRPKPHYTVTTPAKIGVFLKRILPASLLYRILSRQG